tgacatcataaaataatccaagaaaattaacgaaagtagaaactaccacccaatcatcatcattaggctttcatGATCTCCCGtgctcatcaaaatatttgacatattgaatgtcttcatcacccaataattaaaaggctgccttatattcttgggccgcctCAAACATCAataaggttgagttccatctggtaggaacatcaatACAAAAActcttcttcgatgttatgtctgcagcctttgcagcaactttgaatttctccaatttaGAAGGAGAAGACTTCACCCATTTTCACGGCCATTCTAACTtgtgcaaccgagtcatcaacatctttcaacccctcagtcacaattaaattcaaaatatatgcagcacatctaacatgcaaatattcattatccaagaatgtcttatttgcatctttaagataattttttagataTCCCAAGGCAACATTATTAGACGACACATTATCAACTGAtacagacaaaaccttttccaacccccactcctttattgcggccttcaaggccttcccaatcgtctcatccttatgatcaattatttaacaaaatttaataatctttttgtgcagaacccaattagcatcaacaaaatgcacagtcaacgacatataattcatattttggatagaagtccaagtatcggtagtgaggcaaactaccaaacccgccaatTGGCCCCTTAAAACTTCTTTATCACGGATGTActtcttcttaatatcctttgtcacagtgtgacgagaaggaagtacaaatctcggtTCCAACTTTCTAACTTTTgaacaaattcttggaaccctttaccctctacaaactgaaaaggcagctcgtccatgacaatcatacgagctaacttccttctacacttaTCGGGATCATACTttgtataccccttcaatgttggccccccggccccactactcccatccaccattttaaaatctaatctagattgacccttctctactaaggattttaaaattggactcttcttgcattgttcatctaaatggaccttcagctgagatgtaccatgtttcctatagtgacatccatacattttcccacagtgattacatttagcttgtgggttgttggggtcaccaccttctagtttggtaaagtgttaccaaactatagatacaggtttcataccctgtgtgggcttcagagcagggcaaggtgtactcattataggggtaggagtagggttaggttCTGGGGTAAGGGTGTTGGCTGGAGCAAGCGAGCTATCACTaaaatccgaagacattcctgattctccaagacacaaaaaaaaataataataatttcaaagtgcaatccaacacaatcatcaAAAACTGCATACAAATAGCAGACTCACACatcttttagatattttttttaggggtttcattgattgaaaccccaaaaggcctttaggggtttcaatcaatgaaatccCTCAATTAACATGTatgcataaaattattaaaaaatcatatataatattataaataaaacccaaaaaaataataattgggtttcggattggaacctcAAATAATTTAGGATTcaaatccaaaaccctaaatcaatttaagggTTTAATTGatgggggtttcaatcaatgaaaccccaaacaaaattagggttttggattggaacctaggggtttcattgattgaaacccccaaatttaatttgggggtttcaatcaatgaaaccccaaaCAAAATTGGGGTTTTGGATTGGAAttgggggtttcaatcaatgaaaccccaaacaaaattagtttttttgaTTGGAActggggtttcaatcaatgaaatcccaaacaaaattaatttggggttccaatccgaaaccctaaattgatttaggggttagggtttaaatgaaatttacaaaaaaaaaaaaaacaatccattGATTGAAATCTGAAACAATCACAGCAAGAAATAGAAAACCCTAACACTGAATACACATGCTTGATGATCAccaatccacagcacacaagtcacaaatctcatcctccacctccgattcaacccatccttcctccaatctccgatcaaaattcaaaaaaaaataaaaaataaaagtcaacggagagaggagagagatgagagaacgAGCTAACTTACCGTGTGTCAtgtgagagagaggagagaatgagAGCGACAGGTTGCGAGAGCAAGGAGGGAACGCGGGGGCgacaggagagagagagagagagagagagagagagagagagagagagagagagagagagagagagagagagagagagagagagagagagagagagagagagagagagagagagagattcggTAGTGTGGAAAGAGAGGGGACAACGCAAGGGGAGGAGGGGGTTTAAACTTAGGGTGAAAACTAAATGAAACGGAGCCATTTTGTGATGGacaaaacggtgccgtttcattTGGTGGGTTAATAATAAACCTTATAGATGAAACTGCGCCATTTTGTCAAgtacaaaacggcgccgtttcatatAAGAagacttatttattatatatatacacgtaacTGGGGCGGGGCGAGAGAAAAATGGACCGGGGGAAGGTCatttccgtcccccgcctccgctagGACGCCACCATACGGGTGGGGGGGCTTGCGGTGTGGATGCCCTGCCCCGCATATGCGGGGGCTGGGCGAACGGGGCGGAGCAGCGGGTTCCGGGACCCCGCTACCCACCCCTAATCACTAGACTTGAAATGTGATGTGAAGGGCACGGTGAGTGCAGGTTGTTGTAAGCAATTTCCAATCAATTCgacattattgtttttaattgaGTTTTTCCATCCTATAGGCCTTACATGAAGATTTATTTACTACTAACAAACAAGTCAAGATTGTTTTCACTCCAAACAATAAGGTCATTTTCAAGAGTTGCACTTCCAAATTAACCTTAGGATAATAATGTTCCTCCTCCTGTGATACAATTACAACAACAACAGCAAAATGGAGAAACTGACAATTTTAATACATCAAAATTATAAAGGAATATtgcaaaaaatcttcaaaactaaAAACAATATAGCAGCATCTGATCTCAAAATCCATAGATGCAAATTTCAAAGAGTTTCAATAGTGTCAGGATGTTAACAGATTATAGGTAATGGAACACATTTAGTACATTCAACTTATCAAAGTGGTTAAAAAAGTACAACGTGTTGCATGAGTCGTAGACATGGTtgagatatattataattggttgGATACATCAAAACTACACTACAaattattactaaaaaaaaccaTGTCATAATTAATACTTTCAAGACTCCCATGTACTTCTTCTCTAATACTTTAAATTTAGATTCTTTGTGCCTCCGTTCAGCTAACTCCAACGTCAGCTTATAGCAACTGTTTTGCTCACTTTGAAGATCAATACACACAAAAAAGTCACATTGTTTATTCATCTTATAGTTTGGACAATTGAAAAACCTTCTACCAAAAGTATTTATTTTTCCAGAAATCTGTAACTTCGCTTAGGAACCACAATAGTAAAGTGGTCTCTCCAAACTTGACCTAGAATGAGAAATAGAACTCATTTGCTATCATAATATTGAAGTAAAAAGAGCTCCCAGATCAGtatatattagaaaatatatatatatatatgcatggaagAAGAAATATACACTGCAGTTATGGCATATTTTAAAGCAATGAAGATATATAGTGTCTACCCCATAGCTGAGACCTAATAATTTAGTGCTTGAATTTCAAGTTGCAATAATTTCTCTCTTCTATCccttaaatataaaatgaaagttAGGTGCCCAAATCTTAAAAATTGAGTTATGTCCATTCAAAGCTTACGgcttttggttgtttttttaaGGTAGGAGAGAGGATGACATGGGACCCAAGTATAAGTATGCTAATTATAAGTCTTTGGTTGCCACTAAGTActtgaacaaaaaaaatgataaaagtaCAAAAGTGGGCTAGGAAAGGGAAGggtaaaaaaaaacacaaaacaaaacaaaagaagaaaaaaaaaggagatagAAAGGATGCATGTTGATGGCCTTGGCTGTCACAGCTAGGTCTTATAGCTAGTTGTGACACCCAAGGCATGGCATTAGTCATAGAAAACATCCATCTATATAAAAATCAAACAACCCCAAGAGCCATcaatatattagttttgttatttatatagTAAATCGAAGTATCCAAATAAGACAAAATAATAGTGTGGTTGCTTATAAAGCTAATGAAAGCATCCAAAATATAAGACAAATTAGCTGCTATGAATACAAAACAAAGGCTACAACTGCAAAACAGACAACTCAATGTGCAAGAGTCACAAATATGGTAGTCAAGAAACATGCAAACCAGAAGACCCAGTAttgacaatttttcttttatcattaagTCCAGcattgaaaaaattgatttgaatACAACACAAAGGCTATAGATGCAAAATAGACAACTCAAACATGCAAAGGTCACAAATATGGTAGTCAAGAAACATGCAAACCAAAGAACCCAACATTGACAATTCTGGACTGGAATCAGTAAGTCCAGCATTGACACAATTAGTTTCAAAAGCAACAATTTTCAGCACACAATAGAGAAGATTAATGCCATAAGGTCTTATCAATAATCCTTGACACTCCTAAACCATATCACATGGAATCCGTCCTCATGTTCCTGGGAACTTCCTCGTGTTACACCCTTCCTTTTGCAACCATTTTCATTACCTAAATAGAAATACATATGAAACCAAATGGATTTGTCCTAAAAATATTCATTACAAGTTCCAAATATTCATTACAATAATGAAATGGTAATAtgagaaatatagaaaatactaaaTACAAAAATCGCAACtatacaaaaatagaaaaatacaaaaatgcaaaaatataaaaatactataatGCAAAAATACCATAATAATGTAAAAATCTGGAGAAGGGCAACTGATTACCAGTTTCAGGATGAAGGGTTAGGGTTAGATCTAGGGGGTTAGGGTTTATGTCTGGGATGAAGGGTTAGGGTTAGACTAGGGGGCTAGGGTTTCGGTCTAGGATGAAGGGTTAAGGTTAGGGTTCATGTTAGATCTAGGCTgcttagggttagggtttcatctGGGATGAAGGGGAAGGGGATTTCGAAGGGAGGGAGAGGTTTGTTGCAGACGATAACCCTTCTAACTTGAAGCAAAATAGACATCAAGAGGAGAGCTACCCTTTGGAGATCAGCGATacgcacacagagagagagagagagagagagagagagagagagagagagagagagagagagagagagagagagagagagagagagagaggaggcaAATGAGATTTCGCAGAGAGAGGAGAGTGAGATAGAGAGAGGAGGGTTCTGAGAGTTCGCAGagacagagaagagagagagatacaaaGAGGAGGGAAATGAGATTTCACAAAGAAGAGTAGGGAAATGAGAGAGCAGAGAGGGGTTCTGAGGGAGGAATCAAGAGAGTAGAGAGGGTTTCCAATCTTAAGCTAAAACGATgcgtttttcatttttatccaCGTCAGCAAACAGTTTACACACCGTTTACACCCCACGACTGCAGCTagagtttttcttatttttattataaaatatatataaccgATTATATGTCATATCAACACATAATGGTGCTTAGTATTCCAGAAGAAAATGTTATTGCCACATCATTTCATAAAACAATTCTACTCCAGGCAACCAGGCCGTGAAATCGTTGTGGAATTGATTGACATGTTATTATGCTACATCAGTCAATAAATTaggataaaaacaaaaaacaaaacaaacgaaagaaaaaagaatgaggGAAGAAAAATTTCATAAGTTTGCTACCATCGTGGTCTTTGGGTCTCGTCGTTGTTGTCTTTGGGTCTAGAACAAGGAAGAGCTTTGTGTTGTCATCTTTGCATCTAGAAGAACTGCAGTTCCTCATTTGCACTCTCTAATTGGTTCGTCCATCTGGTAGATCTTGTCGTCTTCGTGTGGGTGTCTccgtaaaattaattttagatttCACAATAGTATAAGAGTGATAGAGAAACCAATGCTAGTactctgatatattaattttagaTTTCACAATAGAGTAAGAGCGATAGAATCTGTGAGACAAATAGTAAAGGAATAAAGTAGATTAATCTAAGCTGATGGATTAGAAGGTGGCATGGTCTTGGAACCATGATTTCCCTACCTACTCTGCATATGTAGCAAGAGAATATCATACAAGTCAAAGCTAAGGTGCCGACCATCTTAGGGTTGTAAAATATTTCAGAGTCAAAAGTCCCAGCCCCAGCACTGAGACCCAAGGTTGCCACCTCACATGATGAAGACGATGGGAGGGAGGCTGGTCACTTGAAGACAAAGGGAGGGAGACTATGCTAAGGAGTTCAGGGGTTGAAATctaggagggaaaaaaaatgtgaaacagATCAAAACAAAAACCCTGTTTCATTTTTCATGGGGGCAACGGTTCCCTCATAGTTTCTCCTCCTGATTGCCTCTAGcttttttcttcataaaaaGCCACAATTCTGAACCCATGTCTCTATTACAAGTAATACGCGACTTTGTAGCTTGTACAACCATAGAACCAATCCGACATGAAATagaactttttaactaaaaaattgGAAAGAGTGATGATGTTAGCCACTATTCACTTTACACATTTCATTTAATGTTATGTACAGTCATAAAGTGCTTAAGTGCCGTgcaatgctttaaaaaatagtggagtctactattaaaaaattaatttcttttcatttgggtttcatatttatttactttttcaaagtaATTTCACAATGTTTACACACTCACAACTGCAACTATCGTTTCTTTTCATTTACATGCCTCATCGTTATAAGGTCCTACtactttgttgatttttttttggaattttatagaaaatgatttatttttatttttttgaaaatattagtagTGTATTAATTGATGCGATCTTTTGATAAACATGCTAAACCCCAATGACTTACATTGAATCTGTCAAATTAATCAAACTTTTAAACTAcccgattatatatatatatatatatagtattgaaAATTGTTACTCAACACAGTTACACAACACATGTgctaaatagaaaaaataaaataaaataaaaaaattgttctaCTCAACAAGTGTGTGGTATAGGGTTATTGAATAGAATAACTCATAgtatttgacattttttaaggTAACGATACTCTTACACTTTCTTTACTACTACATTACTATccagttatttttttctttttgttctttgaaTCTGGATTAGAAAATCTCATAATATGGTATTCttacataatttaaaagaaaataaatttaattaaggaatttaattaaaaataaaattcaattttataaaaattaacctTCTTTTGTTCTTTGAGTTTCAAAAATACTATTAGAAAGAATGATGCCCCTTTATTACGTTggttggatttattttcttctaaattataCAAGAAGGTCAtgttctaaaatttttaatctaaatttaaagaataaaaggaaaaaaataactagataataaaatagtagtaaaagaAGATATCATTACCCTTTTCAAATTAGTCTATATGACAAAAAATTGCGAATCACTTGAAATCCATATATGAAGGGTAAGATTAATTTCGCTAAGATGACTGTAAAAATAGTGAAGGGAAATGGGAAGGCTCGTCCCTCTTTCCAATGCACCAACAACAAAATTTGGGAGGTGATTTAGTAAGAAAGAGACTTTGACAGTTCTAAATAAGAAATACTTGATGTACAAAAAGTTTTCACAAAATTGAACTTATAAAATAGTATGAATTGATATGGTACAAAGTGAACATTATGGTATCATATCAAATTAGGTTATtttataatagtaatactaaatatagaTTTAGTATATGTAAGATCTATACACgcatttcatttgaaaaaaatagaatatatctataaaaaaaataatttttttacgtggatcttatatttatttatttatttaaaataataataatatgcaaAAGCTTTACATATTAAAACTGCAATATCTTTTTGTAACTATACCATTTAAGCAAGGTGGATGCATGCATGTACGCAAGATCACGAGTGTTTGGAAATCCTCGTTATTTCCATGCATGCCAGAAGTTGGAATTGGTGTGCTTTCTCCTTATTGATATTTAATCATGATATATGATAAACCCTCatatcaaaatataatatatttaaaaatcggCATTCTTACTTTTTAACATGTAAATTAATTACTGGTAAAAATTTGTATTCAGGAATTTGATTTTAACATATTCTTTTCaatagttaatataaataattcaattaatatgTGTTATAACACAGTTGATCACAGTAGAgatttatgtattttagtttgaaaaaaattatttcaattcaagtaactattattgatattattaaatcttCTACAATCATTTTATGGATTTGTAAAGGAATCTATGTTTTATAAGATTGATTCAGTTGAGTGTTAGTTTTGTTTGCAAAAATTGTTTTAGAACTTTCAACTCTAAAACCTTATAtggaatattaatattagaatatgaaaaaatattttcaccatcctttcatcatttcatgatgtgacattagatgattagagactatttattatatttcaattGAAAACTTATCATCTAATTGTACATCATGTGATtatgagtagcattactcttagaATATTCGCCACATAGAAGGCCATATACGAGTTGTTGTAACAACTCTATGTAAATGTAGGCCTTCTATTAATattagaatatgaaaaaatatattcatcatcgatttttttattattattatcttatgATGTTGTATTAAATGATAGTATTttaacaatttaaattcatttttatctACTCTTTATTAATCCAAATAACTTAAACTGGGCCTAGTGTTTTAATTGAGCTTAAATATTAAAGTGGGCTTTAAAAATTAGAATCATATTAAAACTTGACTTTTCTATTGGactgaagaattaaaaaagaaaagcctACTTTTAAAAACCCAACAATTAATCCAATTCAAAAGGAGGCCCAAAACACAACGTCGACCAAACCAACTGGACCGACCGTAGAACCCTCTCGAGCGAAGGACTTGTTCATGTTCGTAAGATCCATgcattcatctcaactcaaggGAAGAAAATGGAGGGATTCATGCGATCATGTCGGGATAGCTTTGGATCAACCGCCGCTAAACATAAAAACAACTTTTGATTGATCtacaagaaatatttttaaaaaataattaaaattgacatgttttaatttaatatgtcatattataaaaaaaattttaaaaatataaatttccttaatttataaatttatttttatttattgcttttcttttatgtaaGAACTCATTTTATGGCCGGATATGGTCACGGGTAGTTGACACTTCTGTTTATGGATTTGGGACTTCCCACAAAACAACCCCAACCCTTATACTGCACCACTCGGTATGTGTAATCCCTCTTCTTCCCATTGGACTCCAAAAGGCAACCACGATCACAAAACAAGCTGAGATAAGTGGGACCCCACGTATCAGAAATGGTTACCAACCTCACAATCCCTCCCTCACTGCGCAACATAATCCCTGTCTGCAGTCCCTTTTCCTGGAAGAGAAAAAATCTGTGTTGAGAAAATCAAACGAGAGCAGCCATGGTTTCAGTAGCAGCAGCTGCAGCAACAAGAACACCATCCCATCTTCTATTCTCAAGCTCTCGTtccctctctcatctctctatcTTTGATTCCAACACTACACTTCTCTCGTGTCGCAATAACATTAGTCTTAGTAGGAGTAAGAAACATGTTCCTCCCGGGGTTCGATGCATGGCAGTGGGGACAGCAGACGCAGAGACAAAGAAGAAGGGTGGGTTTGAGATTCAAACGCTGACCAACTGGCTGCTTAAGCAAGAACAGGCGGGCGTGATTGACGCCGAGCTCACTATTGTATTGTCGAGTATTTCCATGGCGTGTAAGCAGATTGCTTCTTTGGTGCAGAGAGCTAGCATTGCCAACATGACTGGAGTGCAGGGTGCTGTCAATATTCAAGGCGAGGACCAGAAAAAACTTGACGTTATCTCTAATGAGGTTTGTAGCAGCTATACACCCTGTTCTCTAGTGTTTCTACATACTAGGAAGAGGAAAATGCTTTGCAAAATAGACAATAATTTATACGAACCTGAGCAGTTGTGTAGGAGATAATTAATAACTATCAAGATCAGTGCCATGATGTTGCTAGTCTTACTTCACTTCAACTCAACAAGGCTTGAAATAATTCAGATGAACATTAATTTGGCTTTGCAGTTCATTGTGTGTTAGGATCAAGGTCCCTGTATATAAAGTGGACCATATGGTGTTTGGTGCTCTTCGTAGGGCTAATTTTGTGTGTTTTATCTTTCTTCCGCTGCACTCAAGTTTGGATAAGAAATTGAAGTGACATTTTTCCGAATTCGTTCATATCATCAATTCGTGTTTGATCGTGATTGATGGCTACCACTCCAGTACTCTGTACCAGCAAACGAGTTCGATCATTTTCTGAATAAATGACAGGTTTTCTCCAATTGCCTGAGATCAAGTGGACGAACGGGAATCATAGCATCAGAGGAAGAGGACGTGCCCGTAGCAGTGGAAGAAAGCTACTCGGGCAACTATATTGTTGTATTTGACCCTCTTGATGGTTCTTCCAACATCGATGCAGCAGTTTCCACTGGCTCTATCTTTGGAATATACAGCCCAAATGATGAGTGCCTCGCAGACATTGGTGACGATGCTACTGTAATTCCAATTCCTTCTCCTCATTTAATCCCGAAACAttgttgttttttccttttctcaaaCACTCCTAATCGTTTGTACTTGGCATTTGGCAGCTTGACGATGTGAAACAGAAATGTGTGGTGAGCGTGTGCCAACCAGGAAGCAACCTCCTTGCTGCTGGATATTGCATGTATTCAAGCTCCATAATCTTTGTGCTCACAATTGGAAATGGTGTGTTTGCATTCACCTTGGACCCAATGTATGGGGAATTTGTGTTAACTCAACAGAGTATCCAGATACCCAAATCAGGAAAGATCTATTCATTCAATGAAGGGAACTATCAGCTTTGGGATGACAAATTGAAGAAGTATATTGATGATCTCAAGGACCCAGGTCCTAGTGGGAAGCCCTATTCTGCTCGGTATATCGGTAGCTTGGTCGGTGACTTCCACCGGACGCTGCTGTACGGTGGAATTTATGGGTATCCTAGAGACA
This sequence is a window from Carya illinoinensis cultivar Pawnee chromosome 9, C.illinoinensisPawnee_v1, whole genome shotgun sequence. Protein-coding genes within it:
- the LOC122277733 gene encoding fructose-1,6-bisphosphatase, chloroplastic, whose protein sequence is MVSVAAAAATRTPSHLLFSSSRSLSHLSIFDSNTTLLSCRNNISLSRSKKHVPPGVRCMAVGTADAETKKKGGFEIQTLTNWLLKQEQAGVIDAELTIVLSSISMACKQIASLVQRASIANMTGVQGAVNIQGEDQKKLDVISNEVFSNCLRSSGRTGIIASEEEDVPVAVEESYSGNYIVVFDPLDGSSNIDAAVSTGSIFGIYSPNDECLADIGDDATLDDVKQKCVVSVCQPGSNLLAAGYCMYSSSIIFVLTIGNGVFAFTLDPMYGEFVLTQQSIQIPKSGKIYSFNEGNYQLWDDKLKKYIDDLKDPGPSGKPYSARYIGSLVGDFHRTLLYGGIYGYPRDKKSKNGKLRLLYECAPMSFIVEQAGGKGSDGHQRVLDIMPNEIHQRVPLYIGSVEEVEKLEKYLA